In Corylus avellana chromosome ca2, CavTom2PMs-1.0, the following proteins share a genomic window:
- the LOC132169885 gene encoding glutathione S-transferase U24-like, which yields MADEVVLLDFWPSMFAMRVRVALAEKGIEYESKEDDLWNKSDLLLKMNPIHKKIPVLIHNGKPVCESPIIVQYIDEVWNDRSLFLPSDPYHRAHARFWADFVDLVLAFAEH from the coding sequence ATGGCGGACGAGGTGGTTCTGCTGGATTTCTGGCCCAGCATGTTCGCGATGAGGGTGAGGGTCGCGCTGGCTGAGAAGGGGATCGAGTACGAGTCTAAGGAGGACGATTTGTGGAACAAGAGCGATCTGCTTCTCAAGATGAACCCGATTCACAAGAAGATCCCGGTTCTCATCCACAACGGCAAACCGGTTTGTGAGTCCCCCATCATCGTTCAGTACATTGACGAGGTCTGGAACGACAGGTCTCTGTTTTTGCCCTCTGATCCTTACCACAGAGCTCACGCCAGGTTCTGGGCTGATTTTGTCGATTTGGTGCTTGCTTTTGCTGAGCATTGA
- the LOC132171407 gene encoding probable glutathione S-transferase — MADELVLLDTCHSMFGMRVRIALAEKGIKYEYKEQNLANKSELLLKMNPINKKIPVLIHNGKPICESLIIVQYIDEFWNDRSPLLPSDPYQRAQARFWADFFDQKAVYTVGKKLGTTKGEEQEAAKKEFLEIYKTMERELGEKPYFGGEKFGYVDIALITFYSWFYVYETLGKFSMEAECPKIIAWAKRFMQKESVAKTLPDQKKIYERVLEYLHGLK; from the exons ATGGCGGACGAGCTGGTTCTGCTGGATACCTGCCACAGCATGTTTGGGATGAGGGTGAGGATCGCGCTGGCTGAGAAGGGGATCAAGTACGAGTATAAGGAGCAGAACCTGGCGAACAAGAGCGAGCTGCTTCTCAAGATGAACCCGATTAACAAGAAGATCCCCGTTCTCATCCACAACGGCAAGCCGATCTGTGAGTCCCTCATCATCGTTCAGTACATTGACGAGTTCTGGAACGACAGGTCTCCGTTGCTGCCTTCTGATCCATACCAGAGAGCTCAAGCCAGGTTCTGGGCTGACTTTTTTGATCAAAAGGCG GTGTATACTGTTGGAAAGAAGTTAGGTacaacaaaaggagaagagcagGAGGCAGCAAAGAAGGAATTCTTGGAAATATATAAGACAATGGAGAGGGAGCTTGGAGAGAAGCCTTACTTTGGGGGTGAAAAATTCGGGTATGTGGACATTGCTCTCATCACATTCTACAGCTGGTTCTATGTGTATGAGACTTTAGGGAAATTCAGCATGGAGGCAGAGTGCCCCAAGATTATTGCATGGGCTAAGAGGTTCATGCAGAAGGAGAGTGTCGCCAAGACTCTTCCTGACCAGAAGAAGATTTATGAGCGTGTGTTGGAGTACTTGCATGGACTAAAGTAA
- the LOC132171408 gene encoding probable glutathione S-transferase yields MADEVVVLDTWASMMGMRVRIALAEKGIKYEYKEQDLKNKSELLLKMNPVHKKIPVLIHNGKPVCESLIIVQYIDEVWNDKSPLLPSDPYQRAQARFWADFFDQKVYAVGKKLVTTKGEEQEAAKKEFLEIYKTMERELGEKPYFGGEKFGYVDIALITFYSWFYVYETLGKLSMEAECPKIIEWAKRCLLKESVAKSLPDQKKVYEHVLKFRDRMADEVVVLDTWASMMGMRVRIALAEKGIKYEYKEQDLKNKSELLLKMNPVHKKIPVLIHNGKPVCESLIIVQYIDEVWNDRSPLLPSDPYQRAQARFWADFFDQKAVYAVGKKLVTTKGEEQEAAKKEFLEIYKTMERELGEKPYFGGEKFGYVDIALITFYSWFYVYETLGKLSMEAECPKIIEWAKRCLLKESVAKSLPDQKKVYEHVLKLYGLN; encoded by the exons ATGGCGGACGAGGTGGTTGTGCTGGATACCTGGGCCAGCATGATGGGGATGAGGGTGAGGATTGCGCTGGCTGAGAAGGGGATCAAGTACGAGTACAAGGAGCAGGACCTGAAGAACAAGAGCGAGCTGCTTCTCAAGATGAACCCGGTTCACAAGAAGATCCCAGTTCTCATCCACAACGGCAAGCCGGTCTGTGAGTCCCTCATCATCGTTCAGTACATTGACGAGGTCTGGAACGACAAGTCTCCGTTGCTGCCTTCTGATCCTTACCAGAGAGCTCAAGCCAGGTTCTGGGCTGACTTTTTTGATCAAAAG GTGTATGCTGTTGGAAAGAAGTTAGTTAccacaaaaggagaagagcagGAGGCAGCAAAGAAGGAATTCTTGGAAATATATAAGACAATGGAGAGAGAGCTTGGAGAGAAGCCTTACTTTGGGGGTGAAAAATTCGGGTATGTGGACATTGCTCTCATCACATTCTACAGCTGGTTCTATGTGTATGAGACATTGGGAAAATTGAGCATGGAGGCAGAGTGCCCCAAGATCATTGAATGGGCTAAGAGGTGCCTGCTGAAGGAGAGTGTCGCCAAGTCTCTTCCTGATCAAAAGAAGGTTTATGAGCATGTCTTGAAGTT CAGAGAT AGGATGGCGGACGAGGTGGTTGTGCTGGATACCTGGGCCAGCATGATGGGGATGAGGGTGAGGATTGCGCTGGCTGAGAAGGGGATCAAGTACGAGTACAAGGAGCAGGACCTGAAGAACAAGAGCGAGCTGCTTCTCAAGATGAACCCGGTTCACAAGAAGATCCCAGTTCTCATCCACAACGGCAAGCCGGTCTGTGAGTCCCTCATCATCGTTCAGTACATTGACGAGGTCTGGAACGACAGGTCTCCGTTGCTGCCTTCTGATCCTTACCAGAGAGCTCAAGCCAGGTTCTGGGCTGACTTTTTTGATCAAAAGGCG GTGTATGCTGTTGGAAAGAAGTTAGTTAccacaaaaggagaagagcagGAGGCAGCAAAGAAGGAATTCTTGGAAATATATAAGACAATGGAGAGAGAGCTTGGAGAGAAGCCTTACTTTGGGGGTGAAAAATTCGGGTATGTGGACATTGCTCTCATCACATTCTACAGCTGGTTCTATGTGTATGAGACATTGGGGAAATTGAGCATGGAGGCAGAGTGCCCCAAGATCATTGAATGGGCTAAGAGGTGCCTGCTGAAGGAGAGTGTCGCCAAGTCTCTTCCTGATCAGAAGAAGGTTTATGAGCATGTCTTGAAGTTGTATGGACTAAACTAA